Proteins encoded in a region of the Leguminivora glycinivorella isolate SPB_JAAS2020 chromosome 23, LegGlyc_1.1, whole genome shotgun sequence genome:
- the LOC125238191 gene encoding pollen-specific leucine-rich repeat extensin-like protein 2 translates to MSDCCKRPKNPCMVCRRTVTAKTGLQCQGSCKSWIHFTCCSYTPGKIKDIKAKIIKVRCPCPDCSTQGPKEIVMKDSSFTCINKTCPINNPPKCAKDRDNNNKMVQQPSPCKLSCKEWPGVPCSGNSCQANTQEECCPPDPRACPIPTPPPGCPPPPPPPAPCIPAPVPCPRPQPPPKPCSPSTPPCRPQHHRPSEQSDMPQHMQTQQSHTPPQYYQQNSPGHTSNTGSPARRMSPSSTPVMPSISLVENMCETVGL, encoded by the coding sequence ATGTCGGATTGTTGCAAACGGCCCAAAAACCCATGCATGGTCTGCAGGCGCACCGTTACCGCAAAAACGGGCCTGCAGTGCCAAGGGTCTTGCAAATCCTGGATCCACTTCACATGCTGTAGCTATACTCCCGGAAAAATCAAAGATATCAAGGCCAAAATTATCAAAGTACGATGTCCATGCCCAGACTGCTCCACGCAAGGACCCAAAGAAATAGTCATGAAGGACTCGAGTTTCACATGCATTAACAAAACCTGTCCTATAAACAATCCACCGAAATGCGCTAAAGATCGCGACAACAACAATAAAATGGTCCAGCAGCCTTCGCCTTGTAAACTGAGCTGTAAGGAGTGGCCGGGTGTTCCGTGCAGTGGCAACTCCTGCCAGGCAAATACGCAGGAAGAATGCTGTCCTCCTGATCCGCGAGCGTGTCCTATCCCGACCCCACCGCCGGGCTgtcctccgccgccgccgccgccggcgcctTGCATTCCGGCGCCAGTGCCTTGCCCGCGGCCGCAGCCTCCGCCGAAGCCTTGTTCGCCGTCGACGCCGCCGTGCCGTCCGCAGCACCACCGACCCTCGGAACAGTCGGACATGCCTCAGCACATGCAGACCCAACAATCACACACACCACCGCAATACTACCAACAGAACTCGCCTGGCCACACCTCGAACACGGGGTCTCCGGCTCGGCGCATGTCACCTTCCTCCACCCCAGTGATGCCATCTATAAGTCTCGTCGAGAACATGTGCGAGACTGTTGGGCTTTGA